Genomic window (Fibrobacter sp. UWP2):
CCCGGCTGTCGCCGCCATTCTCATGGCCGCCATCCTCGCCGCCATTATGAGTACCGCCGACTCCCAGCTGCTGGTTTCGGCGTCTGCCTTCAGTAACGACCTCTACAAGCACCTGTTCCGCAAGAACGCGAGCAACAAGGAAGTCATGTGGGTGAGCCGCGGCGTGGTCGTGGCGATTACGGTTATCGCGGTCATCGTCGCCATGCAGGGGGCGCCCAGCGCCAACGGCGCTGCACAGGGCAAGAGCTTCCTCGACGTGGTGATGAGTCTCGTGAGCTTCGCCTGGGGCGGATTCGGTGCCTGCTTCGGCCCGATTATGCTCCTTGCCCTGTTCTGGAAGCGTACCACGCTTCCGGGCGCCATCGCGGGCATGCTCGTGGGCGGTATTACCGCATTCGTGTGGAAGTTCTACCTCTCCGGATTCTCCGCCGAAATCTTCCAGATTTACGAACTCGTGCCCGGATTCGTGCTTAGCTTTGCGACCATCGTGATCGTGAGCCTCTGCACCAAAGCCCCCAGCAAGGAAATCCAAGACGAGTTCGATGCTGTGGAACACACGCGCTTGAGCGATATGAAGCTGTAATCCATTCTGTCATCCTGAGCATTGCAACAAAGTTGCGACGTCGAAGGATCTCAAAGCACAAAGACCTGCTCGCAAGCAGGCCTTTTTCAATTCTCTTTGCGTTTAGTTAAAATATCACGCGGTAGGGTATTTTCTTGTTGATGCTACGACCCTTTACGTCAAAGGATCCCCTAGCCTTGGGCACACGCATTTTCGCATGGGTTGGTACTCCAATCGACGATAGCGCCCCATTCGAATAAACCATATAGTATTCATCTACACGCAAATCGTGATAACGGAGTCGTTTTAACACAAAACCGCTCTCATTTTCAACAACCGTAAACCCATAATTCTTGTAGAATTCGCCTGCCTGAACTTCGTGACCATCAAGGTCCGTAACAGATCCTATTCCATCATGCCTATACCATAAATCACATTTGTGGGGGTCAGTCTGGTCCGGAACATAGATGTAATATTCCAAGGTATCAGACGAAGTCGGACCATGGTCATTACCAACAAGAATCTGGAAAAGTGTATCATTCTGCACATGATAATCAGTAACATCTCTATAACCTTCTTCAACGTCGGTGTAACTAGTCCATATACCATGGGGATAATATTTCAATTGATCATCAGATACCTTTTTTCCCGAATGATAATACATCAGATTAAAGTTTAAGGTATCCTTTACTTGATCTTTACGAACGACCATTTCGTATTCGACACTTCCATCGACTTCGGACTCACTTTTACGAATTGCCATTGCAGCGGTATCCATTTGAACTTCATCACCACGCTTTTTGTATCTAGTGGCGATTAATTGCCCATCTAGTCGAGTTATTTTTTGCGTACTTACGGTTTCTTCACCGCCAATTCCATACTTAGCATAAGAGCTATCCAAATACGCGCCATCATCAGCGACGAAACCGGACAATTCATTCTTTCGTTCCATCAGCACGGCATCAATGCAAGTAATGGCATGCGCATAGCCGACAAGAAAACATAAAGCCACAAAGCGTTTCATATCAAAGGCCCTCATTAGTCGTCATATTCCGGCGCATCGAACGAGGTCGGAATGTGCGGCGTATCCGGGTCGTTATGAATGAACGAGAATCCGCTAATCTTGCCCGTTTCACGGTCAACCGGTCCAGTCTGCAGCTGGCCGTAAATAGCGGTAGTTATGCTGCTCGCATTCAGGAACGTATTGTTGTCGATTACCATATAGTAGCCGTAAATTTCCCAAGTACCCGTCTTGCGTTCGACAGTCTTTGTACCTTCGCGAGCTTCCAATTTCGAGGTTCCGTCAGCCGTCAAGGTAAACGTCCAATCTAAGCCATCTTTCTTTGCGACCCATTCGCCGACAAAATCCTCGGCCTTCTCGTATTCGTACTCGATTCCTTCAACCGTACAGTTCAAAGTTCCACCCGAGATTTTGGTAATGGTGTTGTCGGTGCCCACAGAATGATTAAACAACGTACGGACTTCTCCCACATAGTAGAACGGGATCATCAACAGGGTGCTGCGCTGGATATCGTAGCGGCCCGCATGCCAGTTCACCACCTTGTCGCCGACCGAATTTTCATAGATATACGAGCCATCGAAGAACCTATAAACCCTCGTGGTATCACCATCGGCACATTCATAGATTTTATTCTTGATCGAATCCGCCTTGGAGACCTTGCCCTTCTGAACAGCGACGCTAGCCTTGACGGCTTCGCTGTAATCGCCACCGTCTACAGAGTACAGAATTGTGTCGTCTTCATCGGCATTGTCGGTTTCTTTGACCACGAACGAAATCTTGAAGCCTTCTTTCACTTTTTCCACAATCTTTTTGGCGGCATCGGTTTCGCTATACTGCACGCCGCTATTGCCCTTTTCAATACTCACCACGCCACCTGCAAAATCCGTATAGGTGACCCCCACAATTCGTCCGGAATGCGGAGCGCGACAACGCCCTTCTTGCTGCCGGTCGACATGTAAACCGTATGGTCGAACACCTTGAGTTCATAGTTCTTCTGTAAATCGGAGAGTTTCGCAGCACGGGTCCCTTCCGGAAGCACTATCGAAGATGAAGAAACTTCAGAAGACGAAGACTTCGGAGATTCGCTCGAAGAGGACTTGTCTTTACTTACGCTAGAAGACGACTTGGAATCTTCCTTAGCAGAAGACGGGGAATTGTCGGACGCCTTTTCGCTAGACGAAGAAACCTTGTCGCCATCCTCGGACGACGAAGACTTGGCGTCCTTTTCGGAAGAAGAAGAGTTATCGCCTTCTTCCACGGAGGAAGAGGATTCTTCTGCAGAAGGGTCCGCAGAAGCGGAAGAGCTGTCGTCACCGCATGCTGCGAACAGCAATGCGGAAAAAATAAATACGGGAAGAATTTTCTTGCATTTCATGCGCCCAAATATAGATTTACTTTATTTGGAGCAACTTGACTGCAAGAGGTTTACCCGTAGAATTGAGCAGCTTCGCCACGTAGCGGCCGGCGGGGAGCGATTCTAGCGAAACGTGCGCGATCCCTGCCACCTGCTTGGAAAGCACCATCTTGCCGTTTACGGAGAACAGGGCAAGCATACCGTCCATCGGCGCCGTCACATGGAGCGTACGCTTCTCCTGATGCAGGCGGGGCGATACAGGCAAGGCAATCTGTCTGTTTCCCAAAACAATATCCGTACCCTCGGGAGCGCCTACCACAAGGCCGCGCCCCACCGTACTCATGTACACCACGCCGAAGTTGTTCATGTCGCCCTGGACGAGGTTGCCGTTGCCGGGGCCGCCGAACTGGTGGGCGTCGTCGTTGATGCGCTCGAAAGTCTTGCACTTGTCAGTACTGCGGTAGATACCAATCGGGTCGCCTTCCTTCGCGGCACCCCAAATAAAGATGGTCTCGTAAGCAGCACCTTCCTTCGCCTTGCCGACACCCACGGCGATGGCGGTGCTTGCGCCCTCACAGCGGTTCCAGGTTTCGCCACCATCTTCGGTATAGGCAAGGCCGTTTTCGCTATAACCCTTCGCGAGCCACATTTGCGCTTGGTCCATGGGAACCCACAGGTGTCCCTCGCGACCGGGGACGGTACGTATAAGGCCACCCCCATTGTAATACTCGCCGGCACTCTCGTTCTGCAGGCGCGCCGTGGCTGCATTAAAGTTCTTGCCGCCGTCCTTGGAGCGGTAGAGCGTGCCCATGGCGTTCATCACGTAGAACGCATCGGCATTCACCGGGTCGGCGACAATGCGCGCATACTGCGTCTGCTCGCCCGTCTTGGTCTCAGTCCAGCTCACCCCGTTATCGTCGGAGCGGTAGACGCTTGCACTCTGGTCCGGGCGGTGCAAAATCACCTTGCCGTCAGCAGAGAGCACCACCAGGCCCTTCTCGCCCTTGAGCGTCGTCTTGAGGCTGTCCCAGGTCTTACCGTAGTCTTCGGAGCGGTACATCACCTTGTAGTTGATGGACTCGTACTGCCCGTAAACCGTGATGACACCCGTGCGCACCAGGGAGCCCGATTGCGCGGCGTAGCCCATGCTCTCGGTCGTGCCCACAATCGGCTTGGGGCGGTCGTAGCTTTCGTTGATGTTGTAGTAGCTGGCGCCGTCATAGTCGCCAATCGCCGTCACCAGGGGGCCACCGGGAATGCTCACCACATCGAGCGGGACAGTTTCCTCGATGCCGCGGCTCTGGAACTTCCACACCGGCACGTCGGCGGTGATGTCGTCCGTCTGGAAAACGCCGTTGCCGCTGGTGACCCAGACCTTTTTGCTGTTGAACGGGTCAAACTCAATGGAGCCCGCCCAGTGGATGGCGTTGCCGTGGATCCAGGCGTTGCCGTTCTCGTCCATGTTTACGCCATCGTTGTAGTGCTGGCCGTGCTTCCACGTCTTGCCGCCGTCCGTCGTCACGTAAATGCGGTCGCCGTAGTTCTCGGTGCCGTCCTTGTAGTAATGGCGGCCGGTGTACTTGCCCAAGGTCGTCACCACAATGTGGTTCTTGTCTTTGGGGTCAATAGCAATGCCGCCGTAGCTGCTCTGGTCCACTTCCAGCTTCATCTGCTTTGCGGCATTGGGGTCACCGTTGTTCACCTCCACGCTGTCGGAGGGCGTGATATCGGTCCACGCGCCCGAGGCCATGTTGTACTTGAACACGCCGCCACGGCTAATGTTGTAAGGGCCAGGACCGTCAGCAAACGTGATGAACATGTCGCCGTCCACGATCTTGGCCCTATGGGGCATGAGCCCCGAGGGGGCGCCGGCAACCACACTCCAAGTCTTGCCGCCGTCCTTACTCACTTGAAAATTGTCCTTGGTCTCAGAAATGCCTAGGTAAATAGTCGAGGTGCTGCCATCGGCGAGCTTGCCACCCGCTTTGTCAAAGAGCACAAAGCTGATGCCGTTGACGCCGTTCAGGCTGCTCTCGGTCGCACTCGAGAGCGCCACCTGGTAAAGGCTGGTCCATGTCTTACCCGCGTCGGAACTCTTGTAAAGCCCCTTGGTACGGCTCCCGCAAAGCACTATATTCGAGTTGTTGGGGTCCACCGCGAGCTTCTCGCCCGTCTGGCGGCCCATGCCGTTGCCGTGGGCAAGCATTTCCACGTAGCTCGTGTCCCAGGTCTCGCCGTAGTCGCTGCTGCGGAGCACCGCCGTGCGGCCCTTGCTAAAGTATCCCGTACCGCCCAGCACGTAGATTTTCGCGGGGTCGTTCGGGTCCAAAGCAAAAGCCTCGGTACCGTAAAGGCCCACGTCGTTCTGAGAAATCCAGTCCATCAGGGGAATCCAGCGTGAAGTAGTCGCGTCCCAGCGGTAAATGCCGCCCACGTCGGTGCGGGCATAAATCAGCCCCTCGACCTGCTCGCTGGGCATCACGGCGCTCACAAAGCCGCCGCCATCGAAGCGGACATTGCTCCAGTTGTACTTTTCGGCAAACGCCGTTCCCGCCATAAGCGAAACCAGCGTCATTTCTGCAAGAACTATTCTTCCGAGCATGCGGACTCCCATACTGTAAATTTTCCGATATTAAACTAAATCAAAGAAGCCCAAACCGCCTTTTTTTTCGTTCCCGAGCCGAATAAGCGTTTATGTAAACACAACATGCGGTTTCCCTTTACAAAAAACGCCCTTTTTGTTAAATTTTGAACAATGCGGGAGTAGCTCAGTTGGTAGAGCGCGACCTTCCCAAGGTCGATGTCGAGGGTTCGAGACCCTTTTCCCGCTCGAAAAGAAATCCACATCCATCGTGGATTTCTTTTTTTCATTTTTTCTATCGTTGTTGCATGTATTTTAGCAAAACAAGTCTTGGAATTTTACTTCTCGCCATCGTGGCGGGCTCCACCACCCTCCACGCCGAAGAAAAATCCATGTGGCAAAAGTTCAAGGACTTCTTTTCGCCTGTACCGACGGTCGAGGGCGAAGGGCCCGAGTACGACGAACTGCGGGCGCTCGACCAAGAAATCAACAAGTTGGAGGGCAAATACTCCCGCGAACGCAGGCCAAATAACAAGCAGCGCATCAAAAAGGAGCTTGACCAACTGAAGTCGAAGCGCGAAGCCCTCGCCCAAAAAATCAAGGCCAAGGAAGCCGCAGCCAAGAACCAGCCCAATCCCGCCCCGAGCAGCGCCAAGCCGCAAAGTTCCTCTTCCGTCACATCCTCTGCCGCTACAGCAGTCCCGGTTTGCGGGCACGACACGGTCTTTGTCCACGACACCGTCACCGTGCACGACACGCTCTACGTGATTGTCGCGAACCCAAAGGCAACAGCCGATTCCACGCAGTCCAATACTGCGGCAGAAGCCCCTACGGTTCCAGGTAATAAGTAGGCCTGATGCCGAGGGCGATCTCGTCCGCAGCCAAAGCGGCAGCGGGCACGTTCCTCCCCACAACAAGCGCACTGTCAAAACCGGCGACAGCGGCACCATAGACATCGGTCCCAAGCGTATCGCCCACCATCAGCACGCGGGCTCCCGCCGGGAGCGATTCGCGCACGCGGTCCCAAATGGCGGGGAAAGGCTTGCCAAAGTAGTAAGTCGCAGGGTCACCCGCATCCAGGCGCATGCGCTCGGCGAGCGCCCCCGAAACGGGCTTGCGCGTGCCGTCAATGTTCGGCGCCCAGGCGTCGGAGTTGAGCACCAGGAGCACGGCCCCCGGGCGACGAAGAATTTCCACCGCATGGGCGTACATTTCGTCCGTCGCAGTCGAAGATGACACCGCCACCACCGGCGACACAGGGTTCTCCACGGCGGCAATCCCGCACTCGGCAAGCACGTTCACCCCAGTGGCACGTCCAATGTAATAGGTGTCGCGGGGGGCGTCCGGCAGGCGCTTCACAAAATCCTTGAGCAGGCTCCCCGACGAAACCGTCTCCGTCTCGACAAAGTCGAACCCGCGGGCATCGGCCTCGGCCGCCAGCACGTCGTCGGTATTGGAGGCGGCGTTCGTCACAAGCCGCAGTTGCTTGCCCGCGGCACGCAACGCACGGAACCATTCCAGCGCCCCGGGGTACACGAAATCGCCGCGGTTATAGAGAGTCCCGTAACCGTCAAAGCAAAAGGCGTCATAGCGGTCCAAGAGTTCCGCCATGCGGACTCGGCGAGGTTCCGCCCCCGCACGGTGAGCGCAAGCCGCGGGCCGCCCTCCCAAGAAAGACTCGACAATAGATTGATAGCGTTTGTAGATGGATGTCTCGAACGGGTCCATGGTTTGAGACCGCCTATCGACGCATCACGCCAAAGACGCGGGTCGCGGCACCCAAGTTGCGGTCGGTACGGAAAACGATGTTGCCGTCGTACTCCACCGCGACAATGATGTTCGCGAGGTAAGCTCCCGTCGCCACGCGGCGACGGTTGCCATCCATCAGGTTCCAGCGCAATCCTAAGCGGGTCGGCGAGTACTTGAACCTAGGGTCATCACCCTTCACGTCCATTTTGGTCCCGACCACATACGAACCCAAGTTCGTGTAGATCTTCACACTGCAAAGGAACTGCACCTTGGACGGGTCAATAAAAACTTTTTCGTCCATGCCCAGCGCCTCGCGCAGGGCGTTCTCAAACTCGGCGCCCATCACCTCCATGGAGACCTGCCAAACGGAGTCTCGCAGGGAATCCTCGGCGCTTTCGAACACCAGCTGGAACACGGGCGCATTCTCGTTCTCGTCGCCGTGCTCCACCGCCATCACCGGGAACTGCACGTCAAACGGGTAGAATCCCGTCACCGGGAAGAACTTCGCTTGGCTGGTGGTTGCGTTCCGGAGGGAGTCCCTCGCACAGCCGCCCACAAAACGAATCGAATCCCTTGTGGAAAGTCGTTCCTTCTCGGTCAAGTCCCCGGGCAATTGCAAGGTCACCTGGTCTTTCCAGTGCCCCCACACCATGCTGTTCACCGAGAGCAAGCGTACCGTC
Coding sequences:
- a CDS encoding DUF4391 domain-containing protein; amino-acid sequence: MYFSKTSLGILLLAIVAGSTTLHAEEKSMWQKFKDFFSPVPTVEGEGPEYDELRALDQEINKLEGKYSRERRPNNKQRIKKELDQLKSKREALAQKIKAKEAAAKNQPNPAPSSAKPQSSSSVTSSAATAVPVCGHDTVFVHDTVTVHDTLYVIVANPKATADSTQSNTAAEAPTVPGNK
- a CDS encoding sialidase family protein, whose protein sequence is MLGRIVLAEMTLVSLMAGTAFAEKYNWSNVRFDGGGFVSAVMPSEQVEGLIYARTDVGGIYRWDATTSRWIPLMDWISQNDVGLYGTEAFALDPNDPAKIYVLGGTGYFSKGRTAVLRSSDYGETWDTSYVEMLAHGNGMGRQTGEKLAVDPNNSNIVLCGSRTKGLYKSSDAGKTWTSLYQVALSSATESSLNGVNGISFVLFDKAGGKLADGSTSTIYLGISETKDNFQVSKDGGKTWSVVAGAPSGLMPHRAKIVDGDMFITFADGPGPYNISRGGVFKYNMASGAWTDITPSDSVEVNNGDPNAAKQMKLEVDQSSYGGIAIDPKDKNHIVVTTLGKYTGRHYYKDGTENYGDRIYVTTDGGKTWKHGQHYNDGVNMDENGNAWIHGNAIHWAGSIEFDPFNSKKVWVTSGNGVFQTDDITADVPVWKFQSRGIEETVPLDVVSIPGGPLVTAIGDYDGASYYNINESYDRPKPIVGTTESMGYAAQSGSLVRTGVITVYGQYESINYKVMYRSEDYGKTWDSLKTTLKGEKGLVVLSADGKVILHRPDQSASVYRSDDNGVSWTETKTGEQTQYARIVADPVNADAFYVMNAMGTLYRSKDGGKNFNAATARLQNESAGEYYNGGGLIRTVPGREGHLWVPMDQAQMWLAKGYSENGLAYTEDGGETWNRCEGASTAIAVGVGKAKEGAAYETIFIWGAAKEGDPIGIYRSTDKCKTFERINDDAHQFGGPGNGNLVQGDMNNFGVVYMSTVGRGLVVGAPEGTDIVLGNRQIALPVSPRLHQEKRTLHVTAPMDGMLALFSVNGKMVLSKQVAGIAHVSLESLPAGRYVAKLLNSTGKPLAVKLLQIK
- a CDS encoding HAD-IIA family hydrolase gives rise to the protein MDPFETSIYKRYQSIVESFLGGRPAACAHRAGAEPRRVRMAELLDRYDAFCFDGYGTLYNRGDFVYPGALEWFRALRAAGKQLRLVTNAASNTDDVLAAEADARGFDFVETETVSSGSLLKDFVKRLPDAPRDTYYIGRATGVNVLAECGIAAVENPVSPVVAVSSSTATDEMYAHAVEILRRPGAVLLVLNSDAWAPNIDGTRKPVSGALAERMRLDAGDPATYYFGKPFPAIWDRVRESLPAGARVLMVGDTLGTDVYGAAVAGFDSALVVGRNVPAAALAADEIALGIRPTYYLEP